A section of the Cololabis saira isolate AMF1-May2022 chromosome 6, fColSai1.1, whole genome shotgun sequence genome encodes:
- the cdca7a gene encoding cell division cycle-associated protein 7a — translation MPLTRSKKLAAQPPSTRMSLRSFRSVPLVPMETSSSSCSDDSCDSFGSDGGFANTKSILRQRKRMSDASSEEDSCSGFVENVISRRMKAIKVDSEPPRRGRRPNVLKVALTFPKKKMDRKRPVSEPLPQPEVQEPDSEEENFMDKRALNIKENKEMLAKLMAELNKVPGFFPGRRMTMLSNMGRQAPRRSVGTPAAIRRNPSRVSRPHTRSRSLTDGPPSPTPEEEPEDKYSLVRKSLYYEEYEEPPRRRSLNGTKAIPHVVRPVDDVTEAELQRICNNVREKVYNTSTGSTCHQCRQKTTDTKTNCRNPECLGVRGQFCGPCLRNRYGEEVRDALLNPEWQCPPCRGICNCSFCRAREGRCATGCLIYLAKYHGFDNVHAYLRSLKKEMEEESRK, via the exons ATGCCTCTTACACGCTCCAAG AAACTGGCAGCCCAGCCTCCATCCACCAGGATGAGTTTGAGGAGCTTCCGCAGTGTCCCTCTGGTTCCCATGGAGACGTCCTCCTCCTCTTGCTCAGATGACAGCTGTGACAGCTTTGGTTCAGATGGAGGCTTCGCCAACACG aagagcatCTTAAGACAGAGGAAGAGGATGTCCGATGCATCGTCAGAGGAGGACTCATGCAGCGGGTTTGTGGAGAACGTCATCAGCCGTCGGATGAAAGCCATT AAAGTGGATAGCGAACCTCCGAGACGCGGCCGCAGGCCCAACGTCCTGAAGGTTGCTTTGACCTTCCCCAAAAAGAAGATGGACAGGAAGAGGCCTGTGTCCGAGCCGCTGCCACAGCCTGAAGTCCAGGAGCCTGACTCGGAGGAGGAAAACTTTATGGACAAGAGGGCCCTGAATATCAAGGAGAATAAAGAAAtg ctTGCAAAGCTCATGGCAGAACTAAACAAAGTACCTGGGTTCTTTCCGGGAAGACGGATGACAATGCTATCAAATATG GGTCGACAGGCGCCTCGGCGGTCGGTGGGAACCCCCGCAGCTATCAGGAGAAACCCATCGCGGGTGTCTCGACCTCACACACGGTCCCGCTCGCTGACGGACGGACCTCCAAGCCCGACCCCCGAAGAAGAACCTGAGGATAAATACAGCCTGGTCCGGAAAAGCCTGTACTACGAGGAATACGAGGAACCT CCCCGACGCCGTTCTCTCAACGGCACCAAGGCGATCCCTCACGTCGTGCGACCCGTGGACGACGTCACGGAGGCGGAGCTGCAGAGGATCTGCAACAATGTTCGGGAGAAGGTCTACAACACCTCCACG GGATCCACTTGTCACCAGTGCCGGCAGAAGACGACCGACACCAAAACCAACTGCCGTAATCCAGAGTGCTTGGGGGTGAGGGGGCAGTTCTGCGGCCCCTGTCTTCGTAACCGCTACGGAGAGGAGGTCAGAGATGCTCTGCTGAATCCT GAGTGGCAGTGCCCGCCGTGCAGAGGGATCTGCAACTGCAGCTTCTGTCGGGCGCGAGAGGGTCGCTGTGCCACAGGATGTCTGATCTACCTGGCCAAATACCACGGCTTCGATAACGTCCACGCCTACCTGAGAAG TTTGAAAAAGGAGAtggaagaagagagcaggaaGTGA